The DNA region TTCGGTGGATAACTTTAGCCCCGTTATATTTTCCGCGCAGAATCGCTAGACCAGTGAGCTGTTACGCTTTCTTTAAAGGATGGCTGCTTCTAAGCCAACCTCCTGGTTGTTTGAGCAACTCCACATCGTTTTCCACTGAGTTATCACTTTGGGACCTTAGCTGGTAGTCTGGGTTGTTCCCCTCTTGACGACGCATTTTATCACCCGCCGCCTGACTGCCATGATTACATATACGGTATTCGGAGTTTGACAGGGTTTGGTACCTTGGTATAGGCCCTAGCCCAATCAGTGCTCTACCCCCGTATACTACAACATGACGCTATACCTAAATATATTTCGGAGAGAACCAGCTATCACGAAGTTTGATTGGCCTTTCACCCCTATCCACAAGTCATCCCGAGACTTTTCAACGTCAATGAGTTCGGTCCTCCACTAGCTCTTACACCAGCTTCAACCTGCTCATGGATAGATCACTTCGCTTCGGGTCTGCAGCATCTGACTAATTCGCCCTATTAAGACTCGCTTTCGCTACGGCTCCGAGTTTTCTTAACCTCGCCAGATACCACAACTCGCAGGCTCATTATGCAAAAGGCAGTCCATCACCCTGATAAATCATAGGGCTCTGAATGATTGTAAGCAAATGGTTTCAGGTTCTATTTCACTCCCCTCACTGGGGTTCTTTTCACCTTTCCCTCACGGTACTGGTTCACTATCGGTCTGTAAGTAGTATTTAGGGTTGGGAGGTGGTCCTCCCGGCTTCAGACAGAATACCACGTGTTCCGCCCTACTCAGGATACTGCTAAGATGAATCTAGATTTCGTATATGGGACTATCACCCGCTATGGTTAACCTTTCCAGGTTACTCTACTACCTATCATCATTCTATAACGCAGTCCTACAACCCCAGATGCAAGCATCTGGTTTGCCCTCTTCCAAGTTCGCTCGCCGCTACTATCGGAATCTCTATTTGATTTCTCTTCCTCTGGCTACTGAGATGTTTCACTTCACCAGGTTCGCTCCCCGCAGGGTAACTGACATTCCTGTCAGTTGGGTTGCCCCATTCGGAAATTTGCGGATCAAAGCTTCTTGACAGCTCCCCGCAACTTATCGCAGTCTAGTACGTCCTTCATCGCCTCTTACAGCCTAGGCATCCACCATTCGCTCTTAATAGCTTACCTATTCGTATTCTAATGCACATTTCACTCCCTTATTAAATGTAAACCATCTAACAAGTTGTAAATTGTTTTTTTGCGTTTTGTTGACTTTGACAATAATAAATTAAATAACATTTAGACTAAAAAGTCTAATATAAAAACAACCACAATTGTTCTTATATTAGACGTTGTGTCCTCATTTTCACTAACAATGTCTTGATACAATCTTTCACCATTTTTGATAAAATGGTGGAGAATAGCGGGATCGAACCGCTGACCTCCTGCGTGCAAAGCAGGCGCTCTCCCAGCTGAGCTAATTCCCCATGGCTGGCCTGATGACGCAGTTATTTTCTGCAGAGACAAGGCAGTTTTTTAAATGGTGCAGGAGCGTACATTAAGTACGTGACTAAACCATTTAAAAAACTAACACAGGCTATGCGAAAAAGAACAAGTCATGGTGGGCTTAAGAGGACTCGAACCTCTGACCTTACCCTTATCAGGGGTACGCTCTAACCACCTGAGCTATAAGCCCCTCTTTCATTCAATCTCTCAAAACTAAATAAGCTTCCTTAGCAGTTCTCGCCGGAGCACCATTGTGAGATAGTGCCCCTATACTCTAGAAAGGAGGTGATCCAACCGCAGGTTCTCCTACGGTTACCTTGTTACGACTTCACCCCAGTCGCTGAACCCACCGTGGTCGGTAACTAGTTTAGTATTCCGGCTTCGGGTGAATTCAACTCCCATGGTGTGACGGGCGGTGAGTACAAGACCCGGGAACGTATTCACCGTAGCATATCTGATCTACGATTACTAGCGATTCCAGCTTCATGGAGTCGAGTTGCAGACTCCAATCCGAACTGAGACTAGGTTTTAAGATTTGCTCCACTTCGCAGTATCGCGTCTCTTTGTCCTAGCCATTGTAGCACGTGTGTAGCCCTGGCCATAAGGGCCATGATGACTTGACGTCGTCCTCACCTTCCTCCTCCTTACGAAGGCAGTCTGATTAGAGTGCTCAGCCGAACTGTTAGCAACTAATCACGAGGGTTGCGCTCGTTGCGGGACTTAACCCAACATCTCACGACACGAGCTGACGACAGCCGTGCAGCACCTGTCTCTAAGTTCTAGTAAACTAGCACTCCCGTATCTCTACAGGATTCTTAGGATATCAAGGCCAGGTAAGGTTCTTCGTGTATCTTCGAATTAAACCACATGCTCCACCGCTTGTGCGGGTCCCCGTCTATTCCTTTGAGTTTTAATCTTGCGACCGTACTCCCCAGGCGGCACACTTAATCTGTTAAGTGCATTACTGCAATGACTAGCATCGCAACAACTAGTGTGCATCGTTTAGGGCGTGGACTACCAGGGTATCTAATCCTGTTTGCTCCCCACGCTTTCATGCCTCAGCGTCAATAATGTTCCAGTAGATCGCCTTCGCAATCGGTATTCCTGGTGATATCTACGGATTTTACCCCTACACCACCAATTCCATCTACCTCTCCCATATTCTAGGTGACCAGTTTCGAGAGCAGTTCAACGGTTAAGCCGTTGGATTTCACTCTCGACTTGATTTCCAGCCTACGCATCCTTTACGCCCAGTGATTCCGAGTAACGCTTGCACCCTCCGTATTACCGCGGCTGCTGGCACGGAGTTAGCCGGTGCTTATTCATAAGGTACCGTCATTATCTTCCCTTATAAAAGGAGTTTACACACCGAAATGCGTCATCCTCCACGCGGCGTTGCTGCATCAGAGTTTCCTCCATTGTGCAATATTCCCCACTGCTGCCTCCCGTAGGAGTCTGGACCGTGTCTCAGTTCCAGTGTGCCTGATCATCCTCTCAGACCAGGTAGGCGTCATAGTCTTGGTAGGCCATTACCCCACCAACTAACTGATACCATAAAGCCCCATCCTTTAGCAATAAATCTTTCCCAACTTACCTTATGATAAGAAGGAGTATGGGGTATTAGCAGCCGTTTCCAACTGTTGTCCCCCACTAAAGGGCAGGTTAGCTATACATTACTCACCCGTGCGCCACTAACGAAATAAGCAAGCTTATTTCATCCGTTCGACTTGCATGTGTTAAGCACGCCGCCAGCGTTCACTCTGAGCCAGGATCAAACTCTCCATAAAATTTTTATGAAGTGTTCTTCATTTGACTTAAAGTATCTCTTTTTTTAATAAAGAGTTGATAATCTCTTTTTTCGCGTCACTGACTAAGGTCGCTTATTTAGATTTCAAAGATTGAATTTGACATTGTTAAAATGGTAATGAACGTGAAGCTTATCCCCTACTTTGGGTACTTCTCTTTAACCCCGCTTTCTCAAACGAGGACGAAATTATATATCCTTACACCTTACAAAGACATTAAACATATACAGGTTCAGATTAGTTTTTTTATTCCTCTCAAGTTGATTAATTTTTCGTTTACTCTCTTTCCATATAATAGACAATCCACAAATTGCATTTCATCTTATTAATTTGATAAAATGCGATTTGATTTTACGTCTTTTGAAGGAGAATTACATGGGACTGTATGACAGAAACTACATACAACACAATGCTCAAGAGAGTACCTACGAGCAGACAAAGGTCAATGAAAGCTCTATGGGAGTTTTTATTAAACAGACCTATCAACTGTTTGCAGCATCATTACTTGCGGCAAGTGCTGGCTCATATGTTGGAATTGGTATGGCAAAAACTATCTCTTCTTGGTATTTAGGCCTTGTCATTTTAGAGTTTGTCTTCTTATTTGGACTTTTTGCTGCTAAAAAGAAAGCTGGGCTCAATATGATTTTGCTTTTTGGTTTTACATTTATCAGTGGATTAACACTCGTCCCTTTGCTATCACATACATTGGGAATGCCAGGGGGTGCTAGTATTGTGGCTAATGCCTTCATTTTAACAACAGTTGCTTTTGGCGGTCTTTCTGTATTTGCGATGAATACCACAAGAGATTTTTCTGCAATGGGTAAGATGTTATTTATTACATTGATTGTAATTGTGGTTGCGGGTATTATTAATATCTTTTTTCATAGCCCAATTTTACAACTAGCTATTGCTAGCATTAGCTCTATCTTGTTTAGTGCATTTATTCTTTATGATACACAAAACATTATTAAAGGTGCTTATGAGACACCTATTGAAGGCGCTATTGCATTGTATTTAGATTTTTTAAATCTCTTTATCTCTTTACTTCAAATTCTAGGAATTTTTGGATCACGCGACGAATAGGCTTTTATTCAAATATACAAAAGGGGCGAGAGAATTTAATTCCTCTGCCCCTTTTTTTTATTTACATGTAAAATATTTTAACCTAAAGGTTCATTGACCTTGATCTCACATTTACCACTTTTATCACATTTAATATTGGCATCAAAGTAAAATATTTTACTAACATCAATTTTTGTATTTTTAAGTTTTAAGAACGCTTCCATAGATCTTCCACCTGCTGAGCAGTTCATAATCACCACTTTACCTTTAGGAAGCTTGGCTGCAAATTCCGTTGCACTCATTTTCCCTGCTTCAATATTGATAGCCCCTTTAATATGCCCATTAGCAAACTCACCAGGTGTTCTAACATCTATTACAGCTACATTCGCAGGAATTTTATCACTCATAATAAGCGCTTTATACCATTCTCCATCCACAGTACCCTCATCTTCACCTAATTTGATACCGTCCACAAAAGCATCTTTTTTAGGCGTCGTTGCTACTTCTACTTTTTTAGCACCACCCGCTGTGGTTTGCAACCCTGCTTCTTTCCATTCAGGGTACCCACCAGCGTAGACACTGATTTTTTGATAGCCAAATTCTTGAAGTTTTTTAGCTAAATTATGTGATTTAGCACATGAATAGCCTTCGCAAAAGCTTACGATAGGGGTTGTTTTATCTACAGGCAATCGACCTTTTAGTTTATCAAGCTCTTCATCGCTCATATACATTGAACCTGGTATTGTTCCTGCCATATATTTTGCATAAGGACGTGCATCCATAAAAAGAGCACTGTTATTTTTGAAAATGGCTTGAGCTGCTGGCAAGCCTATTTCTGGATAGTTTTTAGTAATCCATTCAGGTTCACCCGCTTGGTACAATTTAACATTAGTAAAGCCTTGTTCTTTCAGATAGCCTGCAACGATTGGGCTTTTTTCACACTCCCATCCACCACAATAGACAATAATTTCTTTATCTTTAGCCACTTTATCTAATTGACCAATATATTGATCAATTTGCGTATCGGGAATATTCAAGCTTGAAGGAATCGTACTTGCTAAATATTTTGGATGGGGACGAGCGTCAATCAAGAGTGCTTTGGCACCATCTCTTGTTCCATTACCTATAGCTATTTTAACGTAAGCATAATCTACATTTTCAAGTTTATACTTTTCAATCAACTCTTTGACATGTGCTGTTGGTTCAGTTAATACTTTTGCACTCGGGGTGCTTGCTTCTGGATGTGTGCTACATCCGCCAAGTAGCAAACCTATAACAACAATGCTTGAACTAATTATGCGTAATTTCATCTTATTTCCTTTTTCATAGTTGTACATTGTTAGACTCAATTCTTAAAAATATTTCTTGAGCACTAAAACGTTATTAATCACTATTGTGACACCAAAAAGCTATAGACCTAATAATTATATAAATAAAATATAATAAAAATTATATTTTATTACTTAAAAAGAATTAGACATTTAAAAAAAGTTTAACAAAAAAACTATTTTTTACCAAGAGTAGCATATGATTTTTGATAATTCAAACGTGGAGTCAAAGAAGATTTTAAAAGCGAGGTATGGGGGAAAATATTTCCCCCAAAAGATGAAAAAACTATAATTTAATGATGTGCACTTTCAGTATCATCAAGATTAAATACTTTATCTGCAAGATAATACATAAATAACGCTAAGCCAATGCCACCAAATCCTATTGCAAACTCTGCTGCAGAAGGAAAATAATTTACAAAGGTAGGTGCTAGTTGGTATTCTGCACGTTTGAGTGTTGTCATAGGATAGAGCAATGTGTCATGAACCAAATCATAACGCATAAAGAAAATACCCACCATGCCTGATATAGAGGCATATACGGTTGCTTTAATTGCCTTGGCATTACTGACCAAAATAATCGTAAATGGTATCAACATGCCTAAAATTAACTCACCGAACCAAAAAGTGGGGCTTTTCGTCGCATGTAAAATAGTTTCTGCACGCTCTGGCATATCTCCATAAAGTGCTGTTATAATTTTCCATGCTTCAAAGAAGATAAGTACCGCTAAAAGCATGCCTAAAATTTTTGCAAGTTTGACAAGCATTACACTTACTTTTTCAGGGAAATTCATTTTATATCTAAAACCATACATTAAGAAAACCAAATAACATCCTGTGATCATTGCTGAAAGAATGAAATAGACAGGATAAAATACACCATTGGCAGATGGACGTGAGATCAAAAATCCAAAAACGGCACCAAGATTTGAGTGTGCTGCAAGACCGACTAAAAGACCGCAAATACCAAAGATTTTAGAAAACGTATGATTGACTTTAATCGCTAAAAAGAAAAATTCTAAACAGATAAACGTAAGGTAAAGACCATACAAGGTTCCCATCCACCAAATAGCAGAGGTAAGCCCTGGTGTTAAGACGTTGTAAATCAACATCGTCATTGGGTGACCAATTTCTAAGCCAATAACGGCGAAACCTGAACTAATCGTGATAATGGCACCCGCAATGGCACGCTTACCAATTTGTTGAAACTCTGGAATGCCAAAAACATGCCCAATTGAAGAGATAATACAAAGACCCGTACTGGATACAACAAAGAAAACATACATCGCAATTAGTAAACCCCATGGATGTTGTCTTGTTACATTATATACATGATGTCCATGCAAAATGTAGGCAACCGCACCTGCAGCAAAAGCTGCAAGAAGTGCGACAGTTGTAAATGCCATCACTAAATTGAGTGGTGTTTTTTCAAAATAAAAGAGTTTTTTCAAAGAAATTGTTTGCATCATAAACTCCTACAATATATAAAATAGTTTTGGTTTAGTACCCAAGTGACTCTTCACTTGACGATACTCTTTATTCACAAGCAACTGTGAAATTTCGCTATTTGGATCATCCAAGTCACCAAATACTCTTACTTTTGTCGGGCAGGTTGCTTGACATGCTGTGGTTGTTTCACCATTAGCCAGTCTCGTATCTGAACAGAAAGTACATTTATCAACCGTATTGGTTCGATTATCCACATAACGCGCATCATAAGGGCACGCATTAATACAATACGTACACAAGATACATTTAGTAGGATCAACCATAACCATGCCATCTTTACTGTAATAAGTTGCATTCGTAGGGCAGACTTGTTGACACGGTGCATTGTCACAATGTTGACATTGACTTGGTTGATAGGTTTGGGACGCAATAGAGATATTGGGAAATTGTCCTTCTGCCTCTTTAACCCCTACCCAAATACGATAATGATCGGGTAGGAGTAAAACACCATTTTCTTCTTTACATGCACTTTCACATGCTTTACAATTAATACAATTATTGTAATTTAGTGCCATTCCATAACGTGCCATAATCAAACCTTTCTAATTTCTACAATTGTGTCATGAAGACAAGAGGCTCCATGCATTGGCTCAATGCTATCTTCAATAATCGCTGCATCATTACCACCATTATGATATGCGCGCGTTAATGCTTCAGAGTAGTTGCCAAATCCATGGATAAAGAAGAGTGTATCGGGACCAATTTTCTCGGTTGGATACGCTTTAATCGTTGTTTTACCCACTTTACTGGCGACTTCGATTTTATCACCAAATTTGATACCCATTTTTTCTGCTGTACGTTTGTTAATCCATGCAAAATTTTCAGGAACAAGGTTCAGCAACATGCGATTGTTAGATGTACCAGATTGTGTAAATTGAGCATGGCGACCGGTTACAAATCTAAATTTACCAGCAGGAACAGCCATTTCATACTCTTTTTTCCATACAGGCATCGCATCAATACCTTTTTTAGCAAGTGCAGGGACTGAACACTCAACTTTACCTGATGGCGTAGCAAATTTATTATTCTTTACAGAATAAGCGCGTTTTGCATCAGGATAGTATTCATAGTCATTCACACCTGTTTTTTTGAAATATTCATTCATATTAGGATAGAAGACACCTTTTTCTTTTAATATTTCTGCGGCACCTTCATACTTAGCAACGGCATGCTCATTCAGCTCTTCTTGTGAAGAAGCAAATGGCTTGGTAAGATCAAAATCTCCATATACTTTATCTTCGCCATCATCTTCAATGGATGATTGCACATCTTCATCGTATTTTTTTGTGATTTCAAACAGTGGTTTTGAAAGTTTTGCGCTGAGTCCACGCATAATTTCCATAATCGGCTTACTCTCAAACATAGGATCAACCACTTTATTGCGTTGTGCTATAGAAGGCTCAATACCCCCAAAAGAGACAACAGGATCGGTTCGCTCTAAGTAAGTACACTCCGGTAAGATAACATCACTGAGCATCACGGTATCACTTGGCATCGTATCAATCGTAACGACTAAATCCAAGTTTTTAAGAAACTCTGCTGTTTTAGCGTTGTTTGGCATATTTTGCATTGGATTGTGTTTGTAGTTAAACAGTGCACGAATCGGATAGGGGCTTCTTTTTTCTAACACCATGTTTCTAAAAGCGACCCATGAACCAGAACCGCCCACAACGGCTGCTTCATCTTTTTCAATTCTTGGTTTTGCTTGTGCATACATTGGAGAAGGAATTTCATGCTCGGCGAGTGCTAAACTTTTACCAAAACAGATACCACCTTTA from Sulfurospirillum diekertiae includes:
- a CDS encoding Bax inhibitor-1/YccA family protein, with product MGLYDRNYIQHNAQESTYEQTKVNESSMGVFIKQTYQLFAASLLAASAGSYVGIGMAKTISSWYLGLVILEFVFLFGLFAAKKKAGLNMILLFGFTFISGLTLVPLLSHTLGMPGGASIVANAFILTTVAFGGLSVFAMNTTRDFSAMGKMLFITLIVIVVAGIINIFFHSPILQLAIASISSILFSAFILYDTQNIIKGAYETPIEGAIALYLDFLNLFISLLQILGIFGSRDE
- a CDS encoding rhodanese-like domain-containing protein yields the protein MKLRIISSSIVVIGLLLGGCSTHPEASTPSAKVLTEPTAHVKELIEKYKLENVDYAYVKIAIGNGTRDGAKALLIDARPHPKYLASTIPSSLNIPDTQIDQYIGQLDKVAKDKEIIVYCGGWECEKSPIVAGYLKEQGFTNVKLYQAGEPEWITKNYPEIGLPAAQAIFKNNSALFMDARPYAKYMAGTIPGSMYMSDEELDKLKGRLPVDKTTPIVSFCEGYSCAKSHNLAKKLQEFGYQKISVYAGGYPEWKEAGLQTTAGGAKKVEVATTPKKDAFVDGIKLGEDEGTVDGEWYKALIMSDKIPANVAVIDVRTPGEFANGHIKGAINIEAGKMSATEFAAKLPKGKVVIMNCSAGGRSMEAFLKLKNTKIDVSKIFYFDANIKCDKSGKCEIKVNEPLG
- the nrfD gene encoding NrfD/PsrC family molybdoenzyme membrane anchor subunit, giving the protein MQTISLKKLFYFEKTPLNLVMAFTTVALLAAFAAGAVAYILHGHHVYNVTRQHPWGLLIAMYVFFVVSSTGLCIISSIGHVFGIPEFQQIGKRAIAGAIITISSGFAVIGLEIGHPMTMLIYNVLTPGLTSAIWWMGTLYGLYLTFICLEFFFLAIKVNHTFSKIFGICGLLVGLAAHSNLGAVFGFLISRPSANGVFYPVYFILSAMITGCYLVFLMYGFRYKMNFPEKVSVMLVKLAKILGMLLAVLIFFEAWKIITALYGDMPERAETILHATKSPTFWFGELILGMLIPFTIILVSNAKAIKATVYASISGMVGIFFMRYDLVHDTLLYPMTTLKRAEYQLAPTFVNYFPSAAEFAIGFGGIGLALFMYYLADKVFNLDDTESAHH
- a CDS encoding 4Fe-4S dicluster domain-containing protein, which encodes MARYGMALNYNNCINCKACESACKEENGVLLLPDHYRIWVGVKEAEGQFPNISIASQTYQPSQCQHCDNAPCQQVCPTNATYYSKDGMVMVDPTKCILCTYCINACPYDARYVDNRTNTVDKCTFCSDTRLANGETTTACQATCPTKVRVFGDLDDPNSEISQLLVNKEYRQVKSHLGTKPKLFYIL
- a CDS encoding molybdopterin-containing oxidoreductase family protein, with the protein product MKVEISRRRFLQGSVAMSIAGGVSLSSSSIMASATSPAKKVGNEDKRVATLCEMCVNKCAAIAHVHNGVVEKLDPNPLFPKSRNMLCARGNSGIQALYDPDRLKYPLIRDGEKGSGKFKRVSWDEAYAYINEKLTKILDEEKDNRSTVAFCAGEGMAEHTFHSFFTMFGSSHFLNHVSLCLATTVSGYSLTIGGYGQADLDNAKYVIMAGANRAEAIVTPDTMDFFKRTKGRGAKLVTVDPRFTNTAAKSDKWLAINVGTDLAFVLALTYVAIKEEIYNKAFVENYFNGFDAYKEHILSNNYTPEWAEKITGIKAADIYQVARDFMVNAPQSIYYQGRRTTWSKNDFQLRRAQAIFSALGGGVDIKGGICFGKSLALAEHEIPSPMYAQAKPRIEKDEAAVVGGSGSWVAFRNMVLEKRSPYPIRALFNYKHNPMQNMPNNAKTAEFLKNLDLVVTIDTMPSDTVMLSDVILPECTYLERTDPVVSFGGIEPSIAQRNKVVDPMFESKPIMEIMRGLSAKLSKPLFEITKKYDEDVQSSIEDDGEDKVYGDFDLTKPFASSQEELNEHAVAKYEGAAEILKEKGVFYPNMNEYFKKTGVNDYEYYPDAKRAYSVKNNKFATPSGKVECSVPALAKKGIDAMPVWKKEYEMAVPAGKFRFVTGRHAQFTQSGTSNNRMLLNLVPENFAWINKRTAEKMGIKFGDKIEVASKVGKTTIKAYPTEKIGPDTLFFIHGFGNYSEALTRAYHNGGNDAAIIEDSIEPMHGASCLHDTIVEIRKV